One Maribacter cobaltidurans genomic window carries:
- a CDS encoding SGNH/GDSL hydrolase family protein, whose amino-acid sequence MKKIILPLSMVLNLVLIIYLLSNDCKETASMEEPSHLVAANHVVDEKGLTVQPVNITMLGNSITYAGDWQQLLGRKDVFNGGKTGWTSQQLSWVIKDFIVPNRPRLCFFMAGINDYTLGITTQRIYENMAMIMDSIHRVGTHPIYTTTLYQEGNMERNREIDTLNAKMRSFCSQRGYDFMDLRPFLCEDGDILGEYVQEDHTHLEPSAYPQWAKAMRPILKKYDLD is encoded by the coding sequence ATGAAAAAGATAATCTTACCGCTTTCAATGGTCTTGAATCTGGTACTGATTATATACCTGCTTTCTAACGACTGCAAGGAAACCGCTTCAATGGAAGAACCCAGTCATCTTGTTGCTGCAAATCATGTGGTGGACGAAAAGGGACTGACCGTGCAACCGGTGAATATAACGATGTTGGGCAACTCGATTACCTATGCAGGGGATTGGCAGCAACTGTTAGGCAGAAAGGATGTGTTTAATGGCGGAAAAACGGGCTGGACCAGTCAACAGCTTTCCTGGGTCATCAAGGATTTCATAGTCCCCAATAGACCCAGGCTATGCTTTTTCATGGCCGGGATCAATGACTACACCTTGGGCATAACCACACAGCGCATCTATGAAAACATGGCCATGATCATGGATTCCATACATAGGGTCGGAACACACCCGATATATACGACTACACTTTACCAAGAGGGCAACATGGAACGCAACCGTGAAATAGATACCCTGAACGCAAAAATGCGGTCGTTTTGTTCGCAAAGGGGCTACGACTTTATGGACCTAAGGCCCTTTTTATGCGAGGACGGTGATATTTTGGGCGAGTACGTACAGGAAGACCATACCCATTTAGAACCTTCCGCCTACCCGCAATGGGCCAAGGCGATGCGACCAATCTTAAAAAAATACGACCTGGACTGA
- a CDS encoding aldose epimerase family protein translates to MKIKRPRWIVAMSIILLMTACKEKQKRVEDADLKQEIKLEVMSSNLKEENFNTTIDGKPVKLYWLQNKDLKMAMTNYGGRIVSLYVPDKNGQLTDVSIGRGSIREYVESAEAYFGATIGRVGNRIAKGKFTMDGIEYSIPTNNNENALHGGYKGFQDVVWDADRPNDHTLVLTYKSPDMEEGFPGNLSAKVTYSITDDNAVRIEYEATTDKPTIVNLTNHTYFNLNGEGSGTILNHSLQLYADKFTPVDEGLIPTGEFKEVKGTPFGFTSPHTIGERIETDNEQVKFGGGYDHNFVLNDKKENGMNHAAKVIGDKSGIVMDIYTQEPGIQFYSGNFMASENTLKSGAKDDFRTAFCLETQHFPDAPNQPAFPPIRLNPGEMYHTISEYRFSTQ, encoded by the coding sequence ATGAAAATAAAGAGACCACGTTGGATTGTGGCCATGTCTATAATTCTGTTGATGACGGCTTGTAAGGAAAAGCAAAAGAGGGTCGAAGATGCAGATTTAAAACAAGAAATAAAATTAGAAGTTATGTCTTCTAATTTAAAGGAAGAAAATTTCAATACCACAATCGATGGCAAACCGGTAAAACTATACTGGTTGCAAAACAAAGATTTAAAAATGGCCATGACCAACTATGGGGGCCGTATCGTAAGTCTTTATGTGCCCGACAAGAACGGGCAACTGACAGATGTAAGCATTGGTCGTGGCAGTATCAGGGAATACGTCGAATCCGCAGAAGCCTATTTCGGGGCTACCATTGGCAGGGTCGGCAACCGTATCGCCAAGGGAAAATTTACTATGGACGGCATAGAATATTCGATACCCACCAACAATAATGAAAATGCATTGCACGGAGGTTACAAAGGTTTTCAGGATGTAGTCTGGGATGCGGATCGGCCCAACGATCATACCCTAGTGCTTACATATAAATCGCCAGATATGGAGGAAGGTTTCCCAGGTAATCTGAGCGCAAAAGTTACGTATTCCATAACGGATGATAATGCGGTTAGAATCGAGTACGAGGCCACGACCGACAAGCCGACAATAGTCAATTTGACCAATCATACCTATTTTAATCTCAATGGGGAAGGTAGCGGTACAATCTTAAATCATTCTCTTCAGCTTTATGCCGATAAATTTACTCCTGTGGACGAGGGATTGATACCCACTGGCGAATTTAAGGAGGTAAAGGGCACACCTTTCGGTTTTACAAGTCCGCATACCATCGGCGAACGTATTGAAACTGACAACGAGCAAGTAAAGTTCGGCGGCGGTTATGACCATAACTTTGTGCTGAATGATAAAAAGGAAAATGGCATGAACCATGCTGCCAAGGTTATAGGGGACAAATCGGGCATTGTAATGGATATATATACCCAAGAGCCTGGTATACAATTTTACAGTGGAAATTTTATGGCTTCCGAAAACACTTTGAAATCTGGTGCCAAGGATGATTTCAGAACGGCCTTTTGTTTAGAGACCCAACATTTTCCCGATGCGCCCAACCAGCCCGCTTTTCCTCCGATACGATTGAATCCGGGAGAAATGTATCATACGATTTCTGAGTATAGATTTTCAACTCAATGA
- a CDS encoding cellulase family glycosylhydrolase, with amino-acid sequence MKKSILAGLLLCAFYIGSSQENLLEKNKWSREKAHEWYAQHAWMTGANFNPSTAINQLEMWQEETFDPETIDRELGYAESIGFNTMRVYLHSLAYKADHEGFKKRIDTYLGIADKHGIKTMFVFFDDVWGKTPKIGKQPDPVPGTHNSGWVQDPGDPASKEEKNFPALESYVKDILKTFANDKRVLIWDLYNEPGNTGKLTSSLPLLKNVFIWAREVNPSQPLTAGLWAWDFQELNTFQAQNSDILTYHHYEDTEKHQHVINLLKTHGRPMICTEYMARTNNSRFSNILPLLKKENIGAINWGLVAGKSNTKYAWNTPIKDGSEPVEWFHEVFRKDGSPYRQDEADLIKKLNNEVKK; translated from the coding sequence ATGAAAAAATCAATACTTGCAGGTCTTTTGTTATGTGCCTTTTATATTGGCTCAAGCCAAGAAAACCTCCTCGAAAAAAATAAATGGTCTCGCGAAAAGGCCCATGAATGGTATGCCCAACACGCCTGGATGACGGGTGCCAATTTCAATCCGAGTACGGCCATCAACCAATTGGAGATGTGGCAGGAAGAAACCTTTGATCCAGAAACCATAGACCGGGAACTGGGTTATGCGGAGAGCATCGGTTTTAATACCATGCGGGTTTACCTGCACAGCCTTGCCTACAAAGCCGATCACGAAGGATTCAAAAAAAGGATAGACACCTACTTGGGCATCGCCGATAAACATGGTATCAAAACGATGTTCGTCTTTTTCGATGATGTCTGGGGCAAGACTCCAAAAATCGGGAAACAGCCCGATCCCGTTCCGGGCACCCATAATTCAGGCTGGGTACAGGATCCTGGAGACCCCGCATCCAAGGAAGAAAAGAATTTTCCAGCTTTGGAAAGCTATGTCAAGGATATTCTAAAAACCTTCGCCAACGATAAGCGCGTGCTGATATGGGACCTGTACAATGAGCCGGGCAATACCGGTAAACTGACCAGCTCACTGCCTTTGCTCAAAAACGTATTTATATGGGCACGGGAAGTCAATCCAAGCCAACCCCTGACAGCAGGTCTTTGGGCATGGGATTTTCAAGAACTCAATACATTTCAGGCCCAGAATTCAGATATTCTTACATACCACCATTATGAGGATACGGAAAAACACCAACATGTAATTAATCTATTAAAGACCCACGGTAGGCCAATGATCTGTACCGAATATATGGCACGTACGAACAACAGCCGATTTTCCAACATTCTCCCGCTACTTAAAAAAGAGAACATCGGGGCAATCAATTGGGGTCTGGTCGCCGGAAAATCAAATACCAAATATGCTTGGAACACACCTATAAAAGATGGAAGTGAACCAGTAGAATGGTTCCATGAAGTCTTCCGAAAAGACGGTTCACCATATCGACAAGACGAGGCCGATCTGATCAAAAAACTGAACAACGAGGTAAAAAAATAA
- a CDS encoding glycoside hydrolase family 43 protein: MKNKKIKTIKFPLAITFIIVIFAFSCKSEKKEKIGISSEEKIAEYTNPLDVEFGDPYILDNGDGYFYMYGTGGGAKDGFATYSSTDLVDWKFEGQVYQGNTETSWNLKSFWAPEVYKIDAKYYLFYSADKKDNPTNELETFSIGVAVSDSPTGPFSDLKNEPLFEPGYPIIDANVFHDDDGKYYLYYSRACYKHPVESEIADWAKREGLYEEIEESWVYGVELAPDFKSVIGEPVLLLRPPKTMDDKNAEWESRSVTSKEINRRWTEGSFTFKHGGNYYIMYSANHYAGPNYAVGYATSEHPLGPYTKAENNPVLEKNVEKEGNVTGTGHNMVLFLENGKMYAVYHGRTKQTGSERVVFMDEMEILPDGKLVVHGPTTEPRLHPLSK, from the coding sequence ATGAAGAATAAGAAGATAAAAACAATAAAGTTCCCACTGGCCATTACTTTCATTATAGTAATTTTTGCTTTTTCCTGTAAATCGGAAAAAAAGGAAAAAATCGGAATATCCTCCGAAGAAAAAATAGCCGAATACACAAACCCCTTGGACGTCGAATTCGGTGATCCATACATTTTGGACAACGGTGACGGCTATTTTTATATGTACGGCACCGGTGGTGGGGCAAAGGATGGCTTTGCCACTTATTCCTCGACCGATCTGGTGGACTGGAAATTCGAAGGCCAAGTATATCAAGGCAATACCGAAACGTCATGGAACCTAAAAAGCTTTTGGGCACCCGAAGTATATAAAATCGATGCGAAGTATTATTTATTTTATAGTGCCGATAAAAAGGATAACCCTACGAACGAACTGGAAACCTTTAGCATTGGGGTGGCCGTTTCCGATAGCCCAACAGGTCCTTTTTCCGATTTGAAGAACGAACCTCTTTTCGAACCCGGCTATCCGATTATCGATGCCAATGTCTTTCACGACGATGACGGAAAATACTATTTGTATTATTCCCGCGCCTGTTACAAGCATCCTGTGGAAAGCGAGATAGCAGATTGGGCAAAAAGGGAAGGGCTGTACGAAGAAATCGAGGAAAGCTGGGTCTATGGCGTGGAACTTGCCCCAGATTTCAAAAGTGTAATCGGAGAGCCCGTTCTGTTGCTGCGCCCACCTAAAACTATGGACGATAAGAATGCCGAATGGGAAAGCCGTTCGGTAACCTCAAAGGAAATCAATAGAAGGTGGACCGAAGGTTCCTTTACGTTTAAGCATGGCGGCAACTATTATATCATGTATTCTGCCAATCACTATGCAGGCCCAAACTACGCTGTGGGGTATGCGACCTCCGAACATCCTTTGGGACCCTATACCAAGGCCGAAAACAATCCGGTCTTGGAAAAGAATGTTGAAAAAGAGGGTAACGTAACCGGTACGGGGCACAATATGGTACTCTTTCTTGAAAATGGGAAAATGTATGCCGTATATCACGGCCGCACGAAACAGACCGGAAGTGAGCGAGTCGTTTTTATGGACGAAATGGAAATTTTACCAGATGGTAAATTGGTGGTACACGGCCCGACCACAGAACCAAGACTACATCCACTATCAAAATAA
- a CDS encoding glycoside hydrolase family 43 protein produces MKIGKKLLTSYMCLPLLFLQVCKGQDSDTFTNPILKDGADPYAILHTDGYYYFMATRGDRLDIWRTDDLTKLESVTPKTIWSPHKKGPNSCCIWAPEIHHIDGKWYVYYTGSDKDDEGDHSRFVFVLENSSKNPMEGKWIDRGKVNTKYYGIDGSIFKYNGNLFFLYSPYVNDHSDIAIATMKNPWTLNDDESILAAPKYDWEKTDERSILEGPMFLEGPKDEVFIVYSAGACWDDNYSLGMLASKKNADFLKAGSWQRFPNAVFEMSKENKVYGPGHHGFTTSSSGKEHWLIFHAKNQPDLGCAQRSTRLQRFTWHKDGRPDFGIPWPLEKIIQKP; encoded by the coding sequence ATGAAAATTGGAAAAAAGTTGTTGACCTCTTATATGTGTTTGCCCTTGCTCTTTTTACAGGTTTGCAAGGGTCAGGATAGCGATACTTTTACCAACCCGATTCTTAAAGACGGAGCTGATCCCTATGCCATACTCCATACGGACGGCTATTATTACTTTATGGCCACTAGGGGGGATAGACTTGACATATGGCGCACCGACGACCTGACAAAGCTGGAATCCGTTACCCCAAAAACGATATGGTCGCCCCATAAAAAAGGCCCCAACAGTTGTTGTATATGGGCACCGGAAATCCACCATATCGATGGTAAATGGTATGTGTATTACACGGGATCGGATAAGGATGACGAAGGGGACCATTCCCGATTTGTCTTTGTTCTGGAAAACAGCAGTAAAAACCCGATGGAAGGCAAATGGATCGATCGGGGTAAGGTCAACACGAAATACTATGGGATCGATGGATCCATTTTTAAATACAACGGGAACCTTTTCTTCTTGTATTCCCCCTACGTGAACGATCATAGCGATATAGCTATCGCCACAATGAAAAACCCTTGGACGTTAAACGATGACGAGTCGATATTGGCCGCACCCAAATATGATTGGGAAAAAACCGATGAAAGAAGCATCCTTGAAGGCCCTATGTTTTTGGAGGGCCCAAAAGATGAGGTTTTTATCGTGTATTCGGCAGGAGCCTGTTGGGACGATAATTATTCCTTGGGAATGCTCGCCTCCAAGAAGAATGCAGACTTTCTAAAGGCGGGGTCCTGGCAGCGATTTCCCAACGCTGTCTTTGAAATGTCTAAAGAGAATAAGGTATATGGGCCAGGGCATCATGGATTTACCACTTCGAGCAGCGGCAAGGAGCATTGGCTGATTTTCCATGCCAAGAACCAACCGGATTTGGGGTGTGCGCAAAGAAGTACAAGATTGCAACGATTTACTTGGCACAAAGACGGCAGGCCAGATTTTGGTATTCCATGGCCACTGGAAAAGATAATTCAAAAACCGTAG
- a CDS encoding glycoside hydrolase family 43 protein, with the protein MKSIFYSCLIVLLGFYGCSGQKDKKEKEPKERQKDLAKTFTNPLLPSGPDPYSTYHNGYYHYMSTEGNKLVLKRVKNLANLKNAEVKTIWTPPEGTLYSHNIWAPEIHYIDGRWYSYFAADDGNNVNHRMYVIENTSEDPFTGTFEFKGKIAAATDKWAIDGNVFEFKGQLYMIWSGWEGDDNGQQDIFIAKMKNPIEIEGDRVKISSPTNDWEKHWNTGTSDENPPHVLVNEGPQFLTHDNKIFIVFSASGCWTDYYSLGLLTFTGTDNLLDPQNWLKSPEPIFTQSPENEVYGPGHNSFFKSPDGTEDWILYHANSKPGEGCGPLRSPRMQKIGWDENSYPILGKPASEKEEMEIPSE; encoded by the coding sequence ATGAAATCAATATTTTATAGCTGTCTAATTGTATTGCTGGGCTTTTATGGCTGCTCTGGACAAAAAGATAAAAAGGAAAAAGAACCCAAAGAACGTCAAAAAGACTTGGCGAAAACCTTTACCAACCCGCTTTTGCCGTCAGGACCTGATCCTTATAGCACCTATCACAACGGTTATTATCATTACATGAGCACCGAGGGCAACAAATTGGTGCTTAAAAGGGTAAAAAATTTGGCTAATCTCAAAAATGCCGAGGTCAAAACAATTTGGACCCCACCTGAAGGAACTTTGTATTCCCATAACATTTGGGCACCTGAAATTCATTATATCGACGGAAGATGGTATTCCTATTTCGCTGCCGATGACGGAAACAATGTCAATCACAGAATGTATGTCATAGAAAATACCTCCGAAGATCCCTTTACGGGAACGTTCGAGTTCAAAGGGAAGATTGCCGCTGCAACGGATAAATGGGCTATTGACGGTAACGTTTTCGAGTTCAAGGGGCAACTCTATATGATATGGTCCGGCTGGGAGGGAGACGATAACGGGCAACAGGATATTTTTATCGCCAAAATGAAAAACCCAATCGAAATCGAAGGAGACCGCGTAAAAATTTCCTCGCCCACTAACGATTGGGAAAAGCATTGGAATACCGGAACTTCAGATGAAAATCCTCCGCACGTACTTGTAAACGAAGGGCCTCAATTTCTAACGCACGATAATAAAATATTCATTGTTTTTTCAGCTAGTGGCTGTTGGACGGACTACTATAGTTTGGGATTGCTGACTTTTACAGGTACCGATAACCTGCTAGATCCGCAAAACTGGCTCAAATCGCCGGAACCAATATTTACCCAATCTCCGGAAAACGAGGTGTATGGCCCTGGTCATAATTCCTTCTTTAAATCGCCGGACGGTACGGAAGATTGGATTTTGTACCATGCCAACTCAAAGCCCGGCGAGGGCTGTGGACCCCTGCGTTCACCTAGGATGCAAAAGATTGGATGGGACGAAAATAGCTATCCTATTCTAGGAAAACCTGCCTCCGAAAAGGAAGAAATGGAAATCCCTTCCGAGTAA
- a CDS encoding glycoside hydrolase family 43 protein, whose protein sequence is MKTKAKTYGIKGRLVVKFPLLLVLLAVSSSFGQQPDPPGQTVQGETAKNEAYLFAHMTHEDYGRLYYSASRDGLHWQKLNDGKRVFDEYQGHPDICKGPDGKYYIVGNTSDSSPDINIWVSEDLINWIKHSVYTPNLKSTPNYSQALQRIGAPKLFYDVASSQFVMTWHTPHKEGTKEDPERYWASQRTLYVLSKDLKTFSDVPKRLFDWDFGTIDVIIRKVGDTYYAFIKDETYPTLYWPTGKTIRIARSGSLLGSYSLPSDPISPNFREAPMLIPSPDDKIWYLYYEQYPGVSYGLSIADNPNGPWYQASGYTFYNDWDKYSLPEKVRHGCMITISKKEYDTLVDTFGIQKETLNRQPN, encoded by the coding sequence ATGAAAACCAAGGCAAAAACATATGGTATCAAAGGCAGATTGGTGGTCAAGTTTCCACTTCTACTGGTTTTGTTGGCCGTTTCAAGTTCATTTGGCCAACAGCCCGACCCGCCGGGGCAAACGGTCCAAGGTGAAACCGCCAAAAACGAGGCCTACCTTTTTGCGCATATGACCCATGAAGATTATGGCAGATTGTATTATTCGGCCAGCAGGGACGGTCTGCATTGGCAAAAACTAAATGATGGAAAAAGGGTGTTCGATGAATATCAGGGCCACCCCGACATTTGCAAGGGCCCAGATGGAAAGTATTATATCGTAGGCAATACCAGCGACTCGTCCCCCGACATTAATATTTGGGTTTCGGAAGATTTAATCAACTGGATAAAGCATTCTGTTTATACGCCTAATCTTAAAAGTACACCCAATTATTCCCAGGCCTTGCAGCGAATCGGTGCACCTAAATTATTTTATGATGTGGCTTCTTCACAGTTCGTAATGACCTGGCACACCCCACATAAAGAAGGAACCAAGGAAGACCCTGAACGCTACTGGGCAAGCCAACGTACCTTATACGTACTTTCAAAAGATTTAAAGACCTTTTCAGACGTTCCAAAACGTTTATTTGATTGGGATTTTGGAACCATCGATGTAATCATCAGAAAAGTGGGGGATACCTACTATGCGTTCATCAAGGACGAAACTTATCCAACCTTATATTGGCCGACCGGAAAGACCATTCGGATTGCAAGATCGGGCTCGTTGCTCGGGTCGTATTCCTTGCCTTCCGACCCTATTAGTCCCAATTTTAGGGAGGCCCCGATGCTGATTCCCTCTCCCGACGATAAAATTTGGTATCTGTATTACGAACAATATCCTGGAGTTTCTTACGGACTTTCCATCGCCGATAATCCGAACGGCCCTTGGTACCAGGCATCGGGATATACCTTTTATAACGATTGGGACAAATATTCATTACCCGAAAAAGTCAGGCACGGTTGTATGATTACGATTTCGAAAAAAGAGTACGATACATTGGTCGATACATTCGGGATTCAGAAGGAAACGTTGAATCGGCAGCCCAACTAA
- a CDS encoding VCBS repeat-containing protein yields the protein MNIKWFDSLSLKKVLLGCIALIILFACSEGTEQPTLFKLVSNEYSGIKFNNQIQPFESDTLNALEYDVLFNGGGVGIGDFNGDGLQDVFFAGNLVSSKLYLNRGNLKFVDVTEEAKVSTNKWCTGVSVTDVNQDGLLDVYLSVANATGSKSDKSNLLYINQGNNEKDIPSFKESSEEYGLADDGFSIQSAFFDYDKDGDLDCYILSNAMEKTGRNQLHRKKNDGQSPSNDRLYQNIGIENGHPIFKNVTLSAGIVKEGHGLGLCITDLNQDGWLDVYCANDFVSNDVIWINNHDGTFIDKSAEFLKHTSYNSMGVDIQDFNNDGLPDICVVDMLPELEQRRKMMVMKTSRDFFRIAENLGYQDEYVRNVLQLNQGKNNHGSLQFSEIGQLAGVHATDWSWAPLLADFDNDGLKDLMVTNGYRRDITNLDYAVYLNQAESFHGMSEEEARGHRIKKLYELPEMKMQNYIYRNNGDLTFSNVSNAWGLQEKTYSNGAAYADLDNDGDLDLVINNIDSEASLYRNELISSDSTNHIDANDNAHFVRLKLKADTDENKTVGAKVKIQLPSGEIKYQENLPVRGYMSSVDPVLSFGLGNNTTFAVEVTWTDDKVQRIENLTPDALHVITYAPQEGAHPVIETDEQTVFQLLNADSLGLTFKHEEYPFDEFKRTFSLHQQYNQLSPGLAIGDMDGNGLDDIFIGADSKRLRSIYLQKKPGHFEALPQGENNMEDMGALLFDADNDGDKDLYVVSGGSVNLKDKDYIYNDRLYLNDGNGRMVRSENLIPNTLFSGSVVVAADFDRDGDLDLFRGSRVSAGEYPSIPDSYLLRNDDGVFKDVTKDLGNGLQKTGMVSAALWTDYNQDGWYDLVVVGEFMPITFYKNQNGKLVKDEEATLPDSNGWWNSITAGDFDQDGDIDYIAGNLGLNSQYKASIDAPIRVYGSDFDGNGSIDPIITYSKESRDVPVAVRDVMHEQMTSIINKRFGSYDAYSRASIHDIFDDVELKEAKVLSAVEMRSCYIENSGNSKFVFRPLPIEAQIAPIFGSLAGDFNSDGFLDVLLIGNSDAFETYTGPYNASMGTLLRGNGKGGFSYVPQQKSGLYLQHDQKALGVIRTGKEDLIVLTNNNAETQLLRHSVQENGKYVSLSPNEASLQIILSNGKTERREIGYGGGYLTQSSRGFLVPKYTKEIHVFDFSGKRTRTIDPTEV from the coding sequence TTGAACATAAAATGGTTTGATTCCCTATCCCTAAAAAAAGTCTTATTGGGGTGTATTGCCCTCATTATCTTATTTGCATGTTCGGAAGGGACTGAACAACCTACCTTGTTCAAACTGGTTTCAAATGAATACTCAGGTATAAAATTCAACAACCAAATTCAACCATTTGAAAGCGATACTTTAAATGCCCTTGAATATGACGTTCTTTTTAATGGTGGTGGTGTGGGCATAGGCGATTTTAATGGCGATGGTTTACAGGATGTCTTTTTTGCTGGTAATTTAGTCTCTTCCAAACTGTATTTGAACCGAGGTAACTTGAAATTTGTTGACGTTACGGAGGAGGCGAAGGTATCCACCAACAAATGGTGTACAGGCGTTTCCGTAACCGATGTCAACCAAGACGGCCTTTTGGATGTGTACCTTTCCGTGGCCAATGCCACTGGCTCAAAATCCGATAAATCAAACCTTCTATACATCAATCAGGGAAATAATGAAAAAGACATACCCAGCTTTAAGGAATCAAGCGAGGAATATGGGCTAGCCGATGATGGGTTTTCCATCCAATCGGCTTTTTTCGATTACGATAAAGATGGTGATCTGGATTGCTACATCCTTTCCAATGCCATGGAAAAAACAGGTCGAAATCAACTACATAGAAAGAAAAATGATGGACAAAGTCCTTCCAATGATCGTCTGTATCAAAATATCGGCATTGAGAATGGCCATCCTATTTTTAAAAACGTGACCTTAAGTGCGGGTATCGTTAAAGAAGGGCACGGACTTGGGCTTTGTATAACCGATTTGAATCAAGACGGCTGGCTCGATGTGTATTGTGCCAATGATTTTGTTTCCAATGATGTTATTTGGATTAATAACCACGACGGCACTTTCATCGATAAGTCAGCTGAATTCTTGAAACACACCTCCTATAATAGTATGGGCGTGGATATTCAGGATTTCAACAACGATGGTCTCCCTGATATCTGTGTGGTGGATATGCTGCCCGAATTGGAGCAGCGAAGAAAAATGATGGTTATGAAGACCAGTAGGGATTTTTTCAGGATTGCGGAAAATCTCGGCTATCAAGATGAATATGTGCGCAATGTTTTACAGCTTAATCAGGGAAAAAACAATCACGGAAGCCTTCAATTTAGTGAAATCGGCCAGTTGGCAGGTGTTCATGCGACCGATTGGAGTTGGGCCCCTTTATTGGCGGATTTTGATAATGACGGGTTGAAGGATTTGATGGTAACCAACGGCTATCGTCGAGACATTACCAATTTGGATTATGCCGTTTACCTGAACCAAGCAGAATCTTTCCATGGAATGTCAGAGGAAGAGGCACGAGGGCATCGCATCAAAAAGCTTTATGAGCTTCCAGAAATGAAAATGCAGAACTACATATACCGAAATAATGGAGATTTGACTTTTTCCAATGTCTCCAATGCTTGGGGCCTTCAGGAAAAAACCTATTCTAACGGAGCTGCATACGCCGATCTTGATAATGACGGGGATCTAGATCTGGTAATCAACAACATTGATTCCGAGGCGAGTCTGTACAGAAACGAACTGATTTCATCAGATTCCACAAATCATATCGATGCAAATGACAACGCACATTTTGTCCGTCTAAAATTAAAGGCCGATACCGATGAAAATAAAACGGTCGGAGCCAAGGTTAAGATTCAACTCCCTTCTGGGGAAATAAAATACCAGGAAAATCTTCCTGTCAGGGGCTATATGTCCTCGGTAGATCCGGTACTTTCCTTCGGATTGGGCAACAACACCACGTTTGCCGTTGAAGTAACCTGGACGGATGACAAAGTACAGCGCATCGAAAATTTAACCCCAGACGCTTTGCATGTTATTACTTATGCCCCTCAAGAGGGTGCACATCCGGTTATTGAAACGGATGAACAAACGGTTTTCCAATTACTAAATGCCGATAGTTTGGGGCTAACATTCAAACATGAGGAATATCCCTTCGATGAATTTAAACGTACTTTTTCACTACACCAGCAATACAACCAGTTGTCCCCGGGACTTGCTATAGGCGATATGGACGGAAACGGTCTCGACGATATTTTTATCGGTGCGGATTCCAAAAGGTTGCGCAGCATTTATCTTCAAAAAAAACCTGGCCATTTTGAAGCTTTGCCGCAAGGTGAGAACAATATGGAGGATATGGGCGCACTACTCTTTGACGCGGATAACGACGGCGATAAAGATCTGTATGTTGTGAGCGGTGGAAGTGTAAACCTTAAGGACAAAGATTATATATACAATGATAGGTTATACCTGAACGACGGTAACGGCAGAATGGTGCGTTCTGAAAATTTGATTCCCAATACCCTGTTTAGTGGCAGTGTGGTGGTCGCAGCAGACTTTGACCGTGACGGCGACCTTGATCTTTTTAGGGGAAGCCGGGTTTCCGCTGGTGAATACCCCTCCATTCCCGATAGCTATCTTTTGAGAAATGACGACGGGGTATTTAAGGATGTTACCAAAGATTTGGGTAATGGGTTGCAAAAAACAGGTATGGTAAGTGCCGCGCTTTGGACGGACTATAACCAAGACGGTTGGTACGATTTAGTTGTGGTTGGGGAATTTATGCCGATTACGTTCTATAAAAACCAAAATGGCAAACTAGTAAAAGATGAGGAAGCCACCCTTCCCGATTCCAACGGCTGGTGGAACAGCATTACCGCCGGTGATTTTGACCAAGATGGCGACATTGATTATATCGCTGGAAACTTGGGCCTCAATAGCCAATACAAGGCATCGATTGACGCGCCGATAAGGGTGTACGGGTCCGATTTTGACGGTAATGGATCTATCGACCCAATCATTACCTATAGCAAAGAGAGCAGGGATGTTCCCGTAGCGGTACGGGATGTAATGCATGAGCAAATGACAAGTATCATCAACAAACGTTTCGGAAGCTATGATGCCTATTCACGCGCAAGCATTCATGATATTTTTGATGATGTGGAATTAAAGGAAGCTAAGGTGCTCTCGGCAGTTGAAATGCGAAGTTGTTATATTGAAAACAGTGGTAATTCGAAATTTGTTTTTAGGCCATTACCGATAGAGGCACAAATCGCCCCAATTTTCGGATCACTGGCAGGCGATTTTAACTCAGATGGTTTTTTAGATGTACTGTTAATAGGTAATTCCGATGCTTTCGAAACCTATACCGGCCCTTATAATGCTTCTATGGGAACATTATTACGGGGAAATGGAAAAGGCGGTTTTTCTTATGTCCCTCAACAAAAATCAGGACTCTATCTTCAACATGACCAAAAGGCTTTGGGTGTGATCCGTACAGGGAAGGAAGATTTGATCGTACTGACCAATAATAATGCGGAAACCCAATTGCTACGACATTCTGTTCAAGAAAACGGGAAATATGTTTCCCTTAGTCCAAATGAGGCCTCTTTGCAGATTATACTTTCCAACGGAAAAACGGAAAGAAGGGAAATCGGCTACGGAGGAGGTTATTTGACACAATCTTCCAGGGGTTTCCTTGTTCCCAAGTATACGAAGGAAATTCATGTTTTTGACTTTTCGGGAAAACGAACAAGAACTATCGATCCAACAGAGGTATGA